From Candidatus Neomarinimicrobiota bacterium, the proteins below share one genomic window:
- the infB gene encoding translation initiation factor IF-2 translates to MTSEKPVRIYQLAKRLNISHNDIISLLEKHGIEAKINTVLDKENLGLVLSHFSDDDKKAHDERKEKITQKKADEEEKKKIEAQKKSEEEARIKAEKARLRALKEEDDLEQKEKERLEEETRKAREIEEKVRKEKEERLKAEAEAKKELEKEQKKEKHKKKSTEPEKGESEEKAAAIPEKETKETQKKKKKHKKRGGVTSDEDEYEKKLEDLKRRHKSATKRYQVSEIESRLDQFKKQKTVAQAGSAPKRSRSKKKGRKVDQNEVNKSIKSTLAAMDERKTRRKHKHTQSASEAPVQEDSGIIEVTEFISVQELAKQLDVPSTDIIAKGMGLGLMLTINQRLDWDTIELLCAEYDMEVKKLEEYTEEILNETEEEIDEEDLTERAPVVTVMGHVDHGKTSILDTIRNSRVVDGESGGITQHIGAYNVDVSNGKRITFLDTPGHEAFTAMRARGAQVTDIVVIVVAADDGVMPQTKEAISHAHAAGVPIIVAINKIDKPESDPERVIRELSENNVLVEDWGGKVQSVKVSAKQNINIDKLMDSILLEAEVLELKSTKKGLARGVVIESRLDKGLGAIATVLIQRGTLKIGDPFICGRFAGKVRAMINDQGERIKEAYPADPVQIQGFDDVPQAGDHFICMDDEREVKRIATERQRIHREQEFRSYSLQTLDEIGRQIKDGRTKELALIIKGDVDGSIEALADAFMKLSTKEVAVNVIHKGIGMINETDINLASASRAVIIGFHVNATTKALEAAKELKVEIRNYTIIYDAVDDVRAALEGLLEPEKIREVMGEAEVRQIIKISRIGSVAGSFVTSGKMIRNAQIRILRNKEEIYQGYLSSLKRFKDDVKEVQEGYECGITIDGFDAFREGDIIECYKEKSVRRTLEDATK, encoded by the coding sequence ATGACCTCAGAGAAGCCTGTAAGAATATATCAACTTGCGAAAAGACTGAATATCTCTCATAATGATATCATTTCCCTGCTGGAAAAGCATGGGATTGAAGCCAAAATTAATACGGTTTTGGATAAAGAGAATCTGGGTCTTGTCTTGTCTCATTTTTCGGATGATGATAAAAAAGCGCATGATGAACGCAAAGAAAAAATCACCCAGAAAAAAGCGGACGAAGAAGAGAAAAAAAAGATTGAAGCACAGAAAAAGTCTGAAGAAGAAGCACGGATCAAGGCAGAAAAGGCACGTCTGAGGGCACTAAAGGAAGAAGATGATTTAGAACAAAAGGAAAAGGAACGGCTAGAAGAAGAGACCCGGAAGGCCCGGGAGATTGAAGAGAAGGTCCGCAAAGAAAAAGAAGAGCGTTTGAAAGCCGAAGCCGAAGCCAAAAAAGAACTGGAAAAAGAACAGAAGAAAGAGAAACATAAAAAGAAAAGTACAGAACCGGAAAAAGGAGAATCTGAAGAAAAAGCGGCAGCTATTCCTGAAAAAGAGACTAAAGAGACACAGAAAAAGAAGAAAAAGCATAAAAAACGTGGTGGCGTAACTTCTGATGAGGATGAATACGAAAAGAAGCTTGAAGATTTGAAACGACGGCATAAATCAGCCACCAAACGGTACCAGGTATCTGAAATCGAATCCCGGCTGGATCAGTTCAAAAAACAAAAAACCGTAGCCCAGGCCGGATCTGCTCCCAAGAGGAGCCGAAGTAAGAAAAAAGGCCGTAAAGTAGATCAAAATGAGGTGAACAAATCCATTAAATCTACCCTGGCGGCGATGGATGAACGGAAAACCCGCCGTAAACATAAACATACCCAGAGTGCTTCAGAAGCTCCTGTGCAGGAAGATTCCGGTATCATTGAAGTCACAGAGTTTATCAGCGTCCAGGAACTGGCCAAACAGCTGGATGTCCCCAGTACGGACATCATTGCCAAAGGGATGGGACTGGGATTGATGCTGACAATCAATCAACGGCTGGACTGGGACACCATTGAACTCCTGTGTGCTGAATATGATATGGAAGTGAAAAAGCTCGAGGAGTATACAGAAGAGATTCTGAACGAGACGGAAGAAGAGATTGATGAAGAGGATTTAACAGAAAGAGCTCCCGTTGTAACTGTGATGGGACATGTGGATCACGGGAAAACGTCTATTCTGGATACCATTCGGAATTCGAGGGTTGTTGATGGGGAATCGGGAGGTATTACACAGCACATTGGTGCCTATAATGTAGACGTTAGTAATGGGAAACGGATCACTTTTCTGGATACGCCTGGACATGAGGCTTTTACGGCGATGCGTGCCCGGGGTGCCCAGGTGACGGATATTGTTGTGATTGTCGTGGCTGCAGATGATGGGGTGATGCCCCAGACAAAAGAAGCCATCAGTCATGCCCATGCAGCAGGAGTTCCCATTATTGTTGCTATCAATAAAATTGATAAACCTGAATCTGATCCGGAACGGGTCATTCGTGAATTGTCTGAAAACAACGTTCTCGTGGAAGACTGGGGTGGAAAAGTCCAGAGTGTAAAAGTCTCAGCAAAGCAAAATATTAATATCGATAAATTGATGGATTCCATACTCCTGGAAGCCGAAGTGCTGGAACTGAAATCCACAAAGAAGGGACTTGCACGGGGTGTGGTGATAGAATCACGGCTGGATAAGGGACTGGGAGCCATAGCCACTGTTTTGATTCAACGGGGAACCCTGAAAATTGGGGATCCCTTCATTTGCGGACGTTTTGCCGGTAAAGTCCGGGCGATGATCAATGATCAGGGAGAACGAATCAAAGAAGCTTATCCGGCGGATCCTGTCCAGATTCAGGGATTTGATGACGTCCCTCAGGCCGGTGACCATTTTATCTGTATGGATGATGAGCGGGAAGTCAAGCGAATTGCCACCGAGCGTCAGCGCATTCACCGGGAACAGGAATTCCGGTCATATTCACTGCAGACACTGGATGAAATCGGCCGGCAAATTAAAGATGGACGGACCAAGGAACTGGCTCTGATTATCAAAGGGGATGTGGACGGATCTATTGAAGCCCTGGCCGATGCTTTCATGAAACTTTCCACTAAAGAAGTGGCGGTGAATGTGATCCACAAGGGTATTGGAATGATTAATGAGACCGACATCAACCTGGCATCAGCATCCCGGGCCGTGATTATCGGTTTTCATGTCAATGCCACAACGAAAGCCCTTGAAGCAGCCAAAGAACTGAAAGTGGAAATCCGGAATTACACGATTATTTATGACGCAGTGGATGATGTGAGAGCAGCCCTCGAAGGCTTGCTTGAACCGGAAAAAATCCGGGAAGTAATGGGTGAAGCGGAAGTCCGGCAAATTATTAAAATTTCCCGAATCGGTTCAGTAGCCGGGTCTTTTGTTACATCAGGCAAAATGATCCGGAATGCCCAAATCCGGATACTGAGAAATAAAGAAGAAATTTATCAGGGATATCTCTCTTCATTAAAACGTTTCAAGGATGATGTAAAAGAGGTTCAGGAAGGCTATGAATGCGGAATCACCATTGATGGTTTTGATGCCTTCCGTGAAGGAGATATTATTGAATGTTATAAAGAGAAGTCCGTGAGAAGAACACTGGAAGATGCAACAAAATAA
- the rbfA gene encoding 30S ribosome-binding factor RbfA, with protein sequence MQQNKRQRQIASEIKHKLGEYFIREGKALTGESLISVSRVEMSPDLQYADIYISIYPETAEGEGVFQKIQENIKQIRMFIARNIRLRLVPEIRIFKDDSMEYADRINKILRDLGE encoded by the coding sequence ATGCAACAAAATAAACGACAAAGGCAGATTGCCTCTGAAATAAAGCATAAACTGGGTGAATATTTTATCCGTGAGGGAAAGGCACTGACGGGGGAATCCCTGATATCTGTCTCCCGGGTTGAAATGTCTCCGGATCTGCAATATGCCGATATTTATATCAGCATCTATCCCGAAACCGCTGAGGGAGAGGGTGTTTTTCAGAAAATCCAGGAAAATATCAAGCAAATCCGCATGTTTATAGCCCGGAATATCCGTCTCAGACTGGTACCGGAAATAAGAATATTTAAAGATGACTCCATGGAATATGCCGACAGAATTAATAAAATACTGCGAGATCTGGGAGAATAA
- a CDS encoding bifunctional riboflavin kinase/FAD synthetase, which yields MEIISSLDNLPGNPEAYVTIGTFDGFHLGHQKVIFRLVERAREDQVKSILITFAPHPREIVQNPSREPIRFINSLEERIQNLAVTGLDYIVIQPFNQYMANLEGEVFLERYIMKRIRVKGFVIGESHTFGKDRKCTAQRLKALGNQKYGFDVEIISRVSDGDFIINSTNIRHLIATGNMESAKKYMNKPFHMKGRVISGEKRGRTLSFPTLNILPSSPKKIIPKEGVYCVKVHIQRKTFKGMCNIGTRPTFEGNHLTIEVHVIDQELNNLYGRELDMEFFHYVREEMKFNSVDDLKKQLEKDKKYCKELKLED from the coding sequence GTGGAAATTATTAGCAGCTTAGATAACTTGCCCGGAAATCCGGAAGCGTATGTGACCATTGGAACTTTTGACGGGTTTCATCTGGGACATCAAAAAGTCATTTTCCGGCTTGTGGAAAGGGCCCGTGAAGATCAGGTAAAAAGCATTCTTATCACTTTTGCACCCCATCCCAGAGAGATTGTTCAAAATCCATCCCGTGAACCGATTCGTTTTATTAACAGCCTGGAAGAACGGATTCAAAATCTTGCAGTTACCGGACTTGATTATATTGTAATTCAGCCCTTCAATCAGTACATGGCCAATCTGGAGGGAGAAGTTTTCCTGGAACGCTATATTATGAAACGGATTCGGGTTAAAGGCTTTGTCATCGGAGAAAGTCACACCTTCGGAAAAGACCGGAAATGCACAGCACAGCGTTTGAAAGCGCTGGGTAATCAGAAATACGGTTTCGATGTGGAAATAATTTCCCGTGTAAGTGACGGTGATTTTATTATAAATTCAACCAATATCCGACACCTTATTGCCACCGGAAACATGGAGTCGGCTAAAAAATACATGAATAAGCCCTTTCACATGAAAGGACGTGTTATTTCGGGTGAAAAAAGGGGGAGAACCCTCAGTTTTCCCACCTTGAATATTCTTCCTTCGTCACCCAAAAAGATCATACCGAAAGAAGGCGTCTACTGTGTGAAGGTCCATATTCAGAGAAAAACCTTTAAAGGGATGTGCAATATAGGCACCAGACCCACCTTTGAAGGGAACCATCTCACCATTGAAGTCCATGTGATCGACCAGGAACTGAACAATCTCTACGGCCGTGAACTGGATATGGAGTTTTTTCATTATGTCCGCGAAGAAATGAAGTTTAACAGCGTGGATGATTTGAAAAAACAGTTGGAAAAAGATAAAAAATATTGTAAAGAATTAAAGTTGGAGGACTGA
- the rpsO gene encoding 30S ribosomal protein S15 → MSTLSSEKKKEIIQEFGKNEQDTGSPEVQIAMLTKRIKDLTEHVKIHKKDHHNRRGLQKLVGQRRGLLNYLMKNDFNRYRDIIKKLGLRK, encoded by the coding sequence ATGTCAACGTTATCATCGGAAAAAAAGAAGGAAATCATTCAGGAATTTGGAAAAAATGAGCAGGATACAGGAAGTCCTGAAGTCCAGATTGCTATGTTAACAAAACGCATTAAGGATCTGACGGAACATGTCAAGATTCATAAAAAGGATCATCACAACCGGCGTGGACTCCAGAAGCTTGTAGGACAGCGTCGTGGTTTGTTGAACTATCTTATGAAGAATGACTTTAACCGTTACAGAGACATCATTAAGAAATTAGGATTGCGTAAATAA